tatggtgttgatgtagaagccctccgtgatcgatgccccctccggcggagctccagaaaaggccccaagatgggatctcacgggtacagaaggttgcggcggtggaattagggttttggctccgtatctggtagtttgggggtacgtaggtatatataggaggaagaagtacgtcagtggagcaatgtgggccccacgagggtgaagggcgcgcttgggggggggggtaggcgcgcccctctacctcgtgccttcctggtagctttcttgacgtagggtccaagtcctctggatcacgttcgttccgaaaatcacgttcccgaaggtttcatttcgtttggactccgtttgatattctttttccgcgaaactctgaaataggcaaaaacaacaattctgggatgggcctctggttaataggttagttccaaaaataatgtaaaagtgtataataaagcccaatattgtccaaaacagaatataatatagcatgaagcaataaaaaattatagatacattagagacgtatgaATCAACAACATCCTTATCAGCTAAAGCTCACACACACCATGCCATCGAGCATTCCAGGAGAGAATGTTGCCATTAGTCTCAGGCTCCACATAGCTGACACCTGTCATCATCCGACATGGTCCTTCTGTGACACATGTTCTCCGTTGGGATCGAGAGCTTGGCTAGTGTCCATAGGAAGTTTCTAATTTTCCCGGGCACCTGCAACCGACCACGAAGAAGAGCAAGACCTAGCTTATTACTCATAATTTGACCCCTCCACATCATTTTCCATccactcctccctcctcctttTAGTGTCCACCATCATTCGATATGCAGATTGAACAATAAATACATAGTTTTTCTCATAGTTCCATGCCCAAAAGTCTTCCATGTTTTTGGTGCATAAAGAAATTCTCAAGATTGTATTCAAATTAGACGCCAGGGAAACTTGATGTAAAAGCTCCCTCTTCCAAGTTGCACTAGTGGCATCAATTAGTTCATGTACCTTAGTTGGAGGGTTACTTGACAGACAAGTGATCGGTCTcatccaaggttgtcagaatcgcgattctgttatacgattctacgactttatgatccaaactaatccctctgattctacgattttagttaatagaatctacgtttttacgatcctgatagtgaagattccacgatttgcgatcctactatcagggctccgatccgattcaaaatcgcgattctgacaaccttggtctcatcataAATATTATTTGGTAACCAAATTTGCTCCCAAATCAAAGTCGAAGCTCCATTCCCAATTTTTTTGATTAGGCCCTGGCAAAGAACATCTCTCCCTTCTAATAATGTGCTCCATACCTGAGATGGCCAACTTCCCAATTATGTCGTGAGGATACTACCAGTGGGGAAATATATAGCTTTTAGCATACAGGTACATAACGAATCTATGTTGTGTGACAAGCGCCATGACAGTTTGGCTAGTAAAGCCAAAATGAAGAGCTTGAAGTCTCGGAAACCTAGAGGAGTAAATCAAAGTACGTCTCTCATGCAGCTGCCTCCTTCCCTTAGAAAAGCCtagagctcctccgcctcccgccgatgCTGCTGCAGGTCCGCCTTGTTTCCAGTGGCCTTAGGGCCATAGCGGCGCGGTGGATCCCGGTCCTTGCTGGTGGGAGGGCTATGTTTTTAGATGTTccttcgagttttgttagggttaaTGTCCCGCTCAGGAAGACAAGCTCCCGCCTAGCTCCCGTCTCGATGGCGTGTCTAGCATCGCCGATGGGCGTGTGGagatgtgtctccggcggatccatcgttggtggatttgcttggatctATTCGTAGTTCGTCTACATTCGTGCGTCTTcaagttggatccttccgatctacactTCATCGGTGGAGGTTGCTATTCTGCTGTGCTGGTCATATGTGGCTTTAGCACGCCGACTTTCCgaatgtctactacaacaagtgTTGCCCAGCTCCGGCAAGGGAGGGGCAATGATGGCGGCACGCCTTCGGCTTGCtgcagtgcttgtagtcgtcgctaggtggtctatggatctggatgttatttttattatttctggtgttcgttgtactgccatgattgaagataaatACATTGAAAGTTTTTCTCGCCAAAAAAAATGGTTGGGTATCATGGAACTGTTGGTGTTTTTTTTAGACAAGGAACTGTTGGAGTTTTTTTTGAGGTCAGGAACTAttgaagttttttttttttgagaaaaggaactattggagttgctctaaggatTTTGGAGTTTTTCTTGGAGTCTGCTGTGGAGAAAAGCTCCGCTGGTTTCGGCCCGCCGCGGAATCGCTGCGACATGTACGTCCGTATGGGCTGGTAGCCCAACAGAATTAGGGTTTTCATTTTCCCTGCATCGGCCCAACCCAACAACAACCGAGCCGGTTAGTGGCCCATTAAAATAACCCGTGATTGTGCTATATAATCCCTGCATCTCCACTCATTCAACCCTATCCTCTCCAGACGAGATCTGAAGCCGCCGGGCAGCAGGGCTCCCCCAAGGTAATCGTCATCTTCTTCTTACCCTTGCAAATATTTCTCCAGATGAACTATGCTGGGTGCTCCTGCTGGTGCTGTTTAGTCGTGTAGCTTGTTAGCTCATGGTCGCCAGTAGCTTCTTGACTTAGATTAGAAGCTGCTGGTGCTGCTTATTAGTCGTGTTCAGCCTCCGCTGTTGTAGATCTCAGTTGAAAGTAGTTTTTACCCATTCTTTCAAGGGCATTGGTAAATCGAGTAGCAAAAGTACGGTGGGATTTACAAGTTGTGATGCCCCATCTGTGTGTCTGGTTATCCTAGTAAAAGGTGTACCTACCAAATTTACAGATATTTTCATGTGAGCATACGAGTTTGTAGTTTTGCTGTTTATGTACCTGAGTAACTGGAGTTGGGATAGTAGCCTCATAACTAACATTTCTTATTTTGTTCTTCTTACAGTACCAGGAGAAGATGAGCTTGTAGCGTGGGCTATGGATTAAAGCTTGATACCAGCTTTCATAGATCCGGATGGTTTTGAAGTGATAGCTGGCTTGACTTTGCTTTTCTTCAAAGCATCTTGGCAGACCAAAATCCGTAATTTTTGGCACCATGTTTTCGTCTAGCAATATATTTGCAGGTTTTAGGTCTAAGTGAAGGATATCGATCTCTGTTAATATATTGTAAACCTTCACAAATTCCCTTGATTATTTCATAGTGCGCTATTTTAAAAGAAATGATTTGGCATTGGACAAACCAAGTTGTCCAACATGCATATTCATGACttgaaaaagtaaaaaaaaatacagTCTGGATATTGTGTTTGACTTAGAAAGATGGAAAAGCTAAACAAAAAGTTGTGAAGGCAGATGATAAAAGTGCTATTGAATGATCAAGGAATTTGTGAGGTTTACATTATCTTCGCAAGAGTTGTATTGTTCACTTAGACCTAGACATGCAAGTATATTTCTAGGCGAAAACATAATGTTAAAAATTGCGGATTTTTGTCTCTCAAGTTGCTTGGAGGAAAATCAAAGCCAGGCTATTGCTTCAAAACAGTTTGGATCTATGTATGAAAGAAGGGACATTGATGAACTGGGTTGGATTTACTTTGACTTGCAAACTTGTTTGCATGTTATCATCAGGTATGTATATATCATAATCTATGCTTGCAATACACACTTGCAACTTGGGGAATAGGTAGAACTCATGGGGAGGATACTAGAAACACATAGTATGCACATCAGTCAATAGGCTTGACAAAACAGAAAGCACAAATAGGTCTACCAGACATCAGTTGTGCTGGTAAGCTCACTTATGGTCCATGACATGCTCCACTAACCTCTTTTTTTAGAGCCTAGTGTACATCTTTAGGTACTTCGCAAGAGAAAAAGGCTGCTTTGGCTGCAAGTGGAGTACTTGATGCTGCAGATGGTGGCTGGCGATGCACTGCTCTGGCGTAGACTGCTACACAAGGAGCACCGGCGCTCCCCCAACGAATACACCAGTTCCAATCAGGCCCTGCCTTTCACCTGCCGACTCTCTAGGCACTTAGGTGTGAGGTATGTCGGCCTGTGCAGTCCTGGAGCTGCAATCTCCCCTGGAGGTGTCTGGCAATGGCAGTGATGCTGCCCTGTTGCTCTAAGTCTTGGCGCATTGCCATTTTTTGGCTGGAGGCAAGGCCCGGTGAGGCCTAATGTCGTTGCTTGTCTGTAGTTGAGGGCACCTCCTCCACCTAGCTGTAGTCACTTGGTGAGGAcggtcgtgtgtgtgtgtgtgtgcgcgcgagcgCGTGAGTGTCCCTCCTTTCTGGAGGTTGTACCCCTGATGTCTTCCTGTTCAATGCAAGTTCAATGCAATGAAACACAActcttttgcattttcttgaaaAAAAAAGCTAGTACGTTTGGAGTAAGCCTTTATAGTTTCTTGCACAAAGAGTATTGTTTTGGAGGATATTTGTTTCTGCATACTGTGTTTTCTGTTTTGTTATATCCTGCCTGCAGATTATAAAGTACAGTGGTGCAATTTATATATCATATTGTTGTTAAGGTGCAGAATTCCATTTAGCTTAGTAGTGGGTGCTACGATAGCTGAGACTGGGATTTATGCCGGGTCTGAGATATTTAATCACTAGCTGGAACAATTCCAGTTTGTGTTTTTATAACTATCTGAATTCAATTGTTCGTAAAATGTTCCACACTTGCAATATTATATACTAATTTTGTAACGACTAACCACAAGGAAAGAAGCTCAATCTCTTTTCATCTCGTTGCTTATGTGTGCGCAGGTCATAAATGATCAGCCTATGGTAAAGAATTAGTAGATGTGTACAGTTCTGCTGTTGTACTTCGCAAGCTCATGACAGTCGATGTAGTTAACAGACGAATCCCTGTCCAGGCCTTGAGATTTCCATGTTCTACACTCTTGGTTGTTACAAGGAGCAAACATGAGGATTCAGGGGAGGCAAGCCAGGAATGATGGATGGCCTAGGCAGTGAAGATTGGCCGGCCCCTCTGCTCGTACTCCATGATGGTTCCTACCATTGGGAGACAAGCCATGAAAGATGGATGATCCAAGGATTGGCTGTTCCTACTCCATGACAGTTCCTCCCGATGACTGATCGGGGTTGATGGCATTATTAGAGGAAATGTGTCTCGAGTACGACCTGCTTCCGTCTAGGAACTGATTTTTGTGGTCTTACTCTCAGTTTCCACTACAGCTCTAGTCTGGTGTATATCTCACATAGAGCCAAACTGGAGTGACCTTCCTGTGTTAGCAGTTAGCTTGTTGGATTTGTGGACGTATTGGTACAACTTACAGTGAGAAAATTTCATGCGCCTGGTGTGATCCTTCATTTTACCACCTCAATTTTCATGGGAGATCTACATTGACTATTGTTCTTTGTTTCTGTGAAAACTCTGTTCATTCCAAGCCTTTGTTTCTGTGAAAACTCTCTGTACATTGACTATTGTTCTTTGTTTCACAGTCACTCTGGAATCCAATAGCTCACAGAGTGGAAATGTTATCATTAATTCAGTCCTGTTAGGCAGTAGATAATGTAATCATATCAGTTATCGCTAGGCTTCTAGAGTGGAAGCTTCTCCCAAACGAACTAGAGACGGTGCGTGCCCTTGGAAAGATTGTGGGTCACCAAACAAGGGTAAAAATACCCGGTAACAAAGTAGGCACGCTCTTGGTTGCTGGTAGTTGCTCACTCCTGTCATGAGATTTCTACTTGGTTGATAATAAAAAGAAGAGAGCGGCCGTGTGCCTGGCTTTCTCTCTCTGAACCTCTAACTCCCATCCATGGAGATCAGCAGCGAGGAGAGGGTGGAGCTCTCCATCGTGGAGCACCTCCCCAACAATGGCGACGCCGGCGTGGAGGAGGATCATCTATGGCCTACCAAAGACGGCCCTCTTCCTATATTCCTCAAGGTGTCTATCAGCCAGTCTCCCATGTCGTTCCCTATGCTTCCACCATGTTTACTGTTTGTGGGACAGAGTCTTCATCATACACTTCTTTCAAAATTCTTATGATGAAACTATTTTGGACGTTTTCTCCCTACTAGAATGGCTAAAAGTGCTTCATCCCCTGCTAGCTAATTACCACCAGGAAGCAGTAGAAGAAACAATTTTGCTCTGCTCATGAGAATTCACCTTGTGTGTGGATGGAAAATGCAGTTTGAGAATGTGGAGTACAAGGTGAAGCTGAGTGCCAAGAACCCCCTGACGGCGGCAAAGGTGGCCTTCTCGTCCCACATGAGGGTGGATCATGCCGGCAGCAGCTGCAAGCACATCCTTAAGGGCATCGGCGGCAGCGTTGACCCCGGCGAGATCCTGGCGCTGATGGGCCCCTCCGGCAGCGGCAAGACCACCCTGCTCAAGATACTCGGGGGCAGGCTGGGCGGCGCCGTCAAGGGCCAGATCACCTACAACGACACCCCCTACAGCCCCTGCCTCAAGCGGAGGTAAAAACACACGAGAGCTGTCGAGCATCAGAGACTGAATTCTTGCGATTCCTTGTAGAACAATGGAGAAGATCGAGAGGATTGAGTGAAAAAGATTGAGAAGATGAATTGGTTGATTGATCAAACTCTGTTGTTTTTGTTCGTTGCGGAATGCAGGATGGGATTTGTGACGCAGGACGACGTGCTGTTCCCTCAGCTGACGGTGGAGGAGACGCTGGTGTTCGCGGCCTTCCTGAGGCTGCCGGCGCGCATGTCCAAGCAGCAGAAGCGCGACCGGGTGGACGCCATCATCGCGGAGCTGAACCTGGAGCGGTGCCGGCACACCAAGATCGGCGGCGCGTTCGTGCGCGGGGTGTCGGGCGGCGAGAGGAAGCGGACGAGCATCGGGTACGAGATCCTGGTGGACccgtcgctgctgctgctggacGAGCCCACGTCCGGGCTGGACTCCACGTCGGCCAGCAAGCtcatcgtcatcctgcagcggcTGGCCAAGTCGACGCGGCggaccatcatcaccaccatccacCAGCCGTCCAGCCGGATGTTCCACATGTTCGACAAGCTGCTGCTCATCTCCGAGGGCCACGCCATCTACCACGGCAAGGCCAGGGACTGCATGCACCACTTCTCGTCTCTCGGGTTCACGCCGGAGATCCCCATGAACCCGGCCGAGTTCCTGCTGGACCTCGCCACGGGCAACCTCGAGGACATCAGTGTCCCGGGGCTGCTCCGGGACGGCTCGCCGGCGCCGCAGGAGTTCAGGTCCCGCGTCGTCGCGTACCTCCAGGCCAAGTACAGGGACCACGCCGGGGAGGACCAGGCGAAGCAGCCGGCGAGGAGGCCCGGGGAGCAGCTGAGGCTGGCCATCCGGATGCGCAAGGACCGGAGCATCAACTGGTTCCAGCAGTTCGTGGTGCTGTCGCGGCGCACGTTCCGGGAGCGCGCCGCCGACTACCTGGACAAGATGCGGCTGGCGCAGGCCGTGGGCGTGGCGCTCCTGCTCGGCCTCCTGTGGTGGAAGTCGCAGACCGGCAACGAGGCGCAGCTGAGGGACCAGGTGGGGCTCATCTTCTACATCTGCATCTTCTGGACGTCGTCGTCGCTCTTCGGCTCCGTCTACGTGTTCCCCTTCGAGAAGCTGTACCTGGTCAAGGAGCGCAAGGCCGACATGTACCGCCTCAGCGCCTACTACGCCAGCAGCACCCTCTGCGACGCCGTGCCGCACGTCGTCTACCCGGTCCTCTTCATGGCCATCCTCTACTTCATGGCCGACCTCCGCCGCACCGTCCCCTGCTTCTGCCTCACCCTCCTCGCCACCCTCCTCATCGTCTTCACCAGCCAGGTGCGTACGTATGTTAGTATGTACTTCTTGTTGTGCATGCCGACGGTGACATCGACGGCGAACGGCGATGAGAGTTCGGTCATCTGTGATCAGGGGACGGGGGAGCTGCTGGGGGCGGCGATCCTGAGCGTGAAGAGGGCGGGGGTGATGGCGTCGCTGGTGCTGATGCTGTTCCTGCTCACCGGAGGGTACTACGTGCAGCACATACCCAAGTTCATACGGTGGCTGAGGTACGTCTCCTTCATGCACTACGGCTTCAACCTGCTGCTCAAGGCGCAGTACCACGGCCACCTCACCTACAACTGCGGGAGCCGGACGGGGTGCCAGCGGCTGCAGTCCTCGCCGTCCTTCGACACCGTCGACCTCGACGGCGGCATGCGCGAGGTCTGGATCCTGCTCGCCATGGCCGTCGCATACCGCCTCCTCGCCTACTTCTGCCTCCTCAAGAGGATCACCCTCACGCCCTTGTGAAAAGAGAAACACCATGGGGGTTTGGCACGGCGTGTGCTTTGCTAGTTAGGTCTTCCGAATTATATCCTTTGTCACATGTAATGCATGTTTGTTAATGGGTACAGGCCTACAAGGCAAGAACTGAGAGCAATGTGCACGGGTATTCTTCTTGATTGTTTCCTTAATTTTCCTTCCTTGGAGGTAATGAGGCTTTGCTAAAAGCGGTGGCCCAAGCTATCCCAACACATACGATGATTGTATTAAAATCCCAAAGGAACGGGAAGCAATGTGTATGAGTTCCTTCTTGTTGCTTTCCTTAATATTCTTCGGTTTTGCTATTTCTCAAGTACCTTCTTTCTTCCTTCCTTCACGTCGGATCTCGCCAGAGAAGATAATCCGGCTATCTATCTTACGGGAAGCCATGACCCCTATTATCTATCTTATTAGGGGGAGCTATGGCCCCGTTATCTTATCTTTGGGGGTGCaaggtgtgtgtgcgcgcgcgtgtgataacccacaagtataagtgATTGtctgtagccttttttgataagtaaaagtgtcgaatcCAACAAGAAGCTAAAGGTATAATTAATATTCTCTTAAGTTCCATCGACcatcaatacaactctacgcacaccaacgttcgctttacctagaaacaAGTAATAAAattagaagtattttgtaggtgtagtgagataagtttgcaagataataaagaacatgaaaataaaagttgggtgttgttttaataaaaatacaattaagttagtatagcgagtgtggaaaagtgctAGTAGGATTTGccgaattgtccctaagcaattggctTTGTTACTAGACCAGTTGCAAATTCTTATATGggggaggccactgctagcatgtcattccttacttggaattctatacacttatgattgaaactattaGCAAGCGTTCGCAACTATTAAAGTTCAttcagataaaacccaaccataaaccatagcattaaaatatattgccccccttcaatcccatatgaaTCAATTTCTATGGCAAGAAGAAGTTTCCGTCGCTCTTGCCCTctaatgcatagtcctatcaacatacaaccaaccctatggtgtgatccacgtgtgcGTATGAtgagcaccaaaggacaacaacataaccagaAACAATTTAAACAAATCATATCAATTCATTAATTACCAagaggacaacaaaaatctactcaaacatcataagatggcaacacgtcattgaataataatatgaaggataaagcaccatgttcaagttgggggtacaacgggttgcgggagagtggatcaCTGAATATACATGAGGGAAGGTGAcggaggtgttgatgaagatggcggagttgttggtgtagattgccgtCACACGATGGTTCCTCCAGTGGtattccagcgccaccgggagagagtcCCCTCCTTCTTCTTGCTTGGCGTCCCTTCTAGaagggaggagggtttcccctctggtccttggacgCCATGGCTCTTGGAGGGCAGCAACCCTTCGAGGTTCGTGTTTTCTAGCCCTTcattgtttcttatattcccggagacccataactccgattgggctgaaattttaacataaTTTTTATCCAGAAATCATCTTTCTTACGACGAAAGAAGGTCCCAATCGACTTAAGGGGAGCCACGAGCCTGCCCGACACGTCCTAGGGTAGGAGGCACGCCGTTTGAGCTCGCGACTCCCTCAAGCATTGTCTTGCGTTGATTCTTTCCGAAAAATCACATAtactccaaaaaaatctccgtaaaattttatcgtgtttggactttgtttgatatggattttctacgaaacaaaaaacatgcaacaaataggaactatcACTGGGTACTTGATCAATATattagtccaagaaaatcatataaattattgccaaaagtatgtgaaaggtGTAGAGTTGTGGTAAGCATGACACACTCGTTCTTCCCTACACAGATATATCAAATCAAGAGTACCCTGGTGCCGAACCAAGTAACTGTATCATACTTTTtcacgcgcttcagcattttcaacttcattgtcaatacatgagcatgagccattgACATAATGTGTGGAATAGAATGCAGTGGTAGAGATATATAAGGGAAGTCAAAAAATAAGAAAGTGTTGCATCAACTCGGCGGATTGATAGGCTATAGAGAgacccatcaattgatatcaatgcgacgagtagggatttccatgcaacagatgcaatagagctataagtgtatgaaatctcactatgaaaactaagtgggtgtgcatccaacttgcttactcatgaagacatcgggcatttgaggaagcccatcatctgaacatacaagccaagttctataataaaaaattctcactagtaGATGAAACGGAAAAATCAtgaagactctctatatgaagatcatagtgctactttgaagcacaagtgtggtaaaaggatagtaagtAGTGTGcccctctctcttttctctcattttttctcttttctctttttcttgggcTCTTTTTGTCCTCTTTTTTCAATTTTTATATCCTCACAGGTAGGGGTAACACTCTAGAatgcatc
The sequence above is drawn from the Triticum aestivum cultivar Chinese Spring chromosome 7A, IWGSC CS RefSeq v2.1, whole genome shotgun sequence genome and encodes:
- the LOC123148211 gene encoding ABC transporter G family member 26, producing MEISSEERVELSIVEHLPNNGDAGVEEDHLWPTKDGPLPIFLKFENVEYKVKLSAKNPLTAAKVAFSSHMRVDHAGSSCKHILKGIGGSVDPGEILALMGPSGSGKTTLLKILGGRLGGAVKGQITYNDTPYSPCLKRRMGFVTQDDVLFPQLTVEETLVFAAFLRLPARMSKQQKRDRVDAIIAELNLERCRHTKIGGAFVRGVSGGERKRTSIGYEILVDPSLLLLDEPTSGLDSTSASKLIVILQRLAKSTRRTIITTIHQPSSRMFHMFDKLLLISEGHAIYHGKARDCMHHFSSLGFTPEIPMNPAEFLLDLATGNLEDISVPGLLRDGSPAPQEFRSRVVAYLQAKYRDHAGEDQAKQPARRPGEQLRLAIRMRKDRSINWFQQFVVLSRRTFRERAADYLDKMRLAQAVGVALLLGLLWWKSQTGNEAQLRDQVGLIFYICIFWTSSSLFGSVYVFPFEKLYLVKERKADMYRLSAYYASSTLCDAVPHVVYPVLFMAILYFMADLRRTVPCFCLTLLATLLIVFTSQGTGELLGAAILSVKRAGVMASLVLMLFLLTGGYYVQHIPKFIRWLRYVSFMHYGFNLLLKAQYHGHLTYNCGSRTGCQRLQSSPSFDTVDLDGGMREVWILLAMAVAYRLLAYFCLLKRITLTPL